The Aedes aegypti strain LVP_AGWG chromosome 3, AaegL5.0 Primary Assembly, whole genome shotgun sequence genome contains a region encoding:
- the LOC5572950 gene encoding WD repeat-containing protein 87 isoform X2: MPVNGSNRPPWLKDRLETVNKNVPPAWARKNSDTPGTGPKDSKSTSKAENSDSKTAPIVKKPSTAATATAAAKENGEPPKTSKLQSREIKVPVVVQQKKPVQPPLTKPEPMIKNTTPQMTVLREPAKSKPKPKKPSPSESEEEEEVEEEEEEEEEEEEEEEGSTEYETETDSEEESPPPPPVKKPEPKREPSPQKPKLPVPLKKVSKSPEKTDTESKSSKSEKSSSPEPKTFVKPPLKKVIRPQQDERKERSQSPEPKGFRVQLRKVPSNLKAPRLKEKLPEVQLKRVEKPLLEEKPKKEEAYPHKPSMLKSESSKRIPPPPPPPMPKSNIPPPPPPPPKLGPPPDFKKEEVSDKHKEVIEKLKKRPRRRPDWSDMMKEVEQGKKLRHVECNDRSKPIVHCKSITKVKDQFIFETEKATAHNVLLKEIQSGVRLKPTKCNDRSKPILEGLRKFRRQMTLEEQLAKSESRANLEAPPPEEEEVDEMDDIDKVRDDLQSTKQLLAMELRNNEALERENKRLLQRVQNLEAELSRERWNPLSGEEKSSIAGPDAELIHSLKKEAVEAQQQSKQLEEKYQTVAKELDTASKQNEEQKRKIAELEKKLQGITDTVPRRTAEAPNQKESSPELGPEEEEEEEEEEDEEKKAEKAAKRLNREVNMLSARLIRLKEKEEEKHAERQALKYAMKTNQYALKNELKKYKKLQKEVEKMAAMMKMEDEDEDGEEAKEPPPEEPEEEEEEEESEEESESESESESDNESVNEAEDAPDEKKKANLEPRVKRHENRLASLKKGNYFLQANVDRIKDEINKTREMCCTLQSDLDSVIADLG, encoded by the exons ATGCCAGTGAATGGAAGCAACCGTCCACCTTGGCTAAAGGATAGACTTGAGACAGTGAATAAGAACGTTCCTCCGGCGTGGGCGCGGAAAAATTCTGATACCCCCGGTACCGGTCCTAAAGATTCCAAATCCACTAGCAAAGCGGAAAACAGCGACAGCAAAACGGCTCCGATAGTGAAGAAACCTTCAACTGCTGCGACGGCTACTGCAGCAGCTAAGGAGAATGGAGAACCGCCGAAAACCTCCAAACTTCAATCCCGAGAGATCAAAGTTCCTGTCGTGGTGCAGCAGAAAAAGCCTGTCCAACCTCCCCTGACCAAACCGGAACCGATGATCAAGAATACTACCCCTCAGATGACGGTTCTTCGGGAGCCCGCCAAGTCCAAACCGAAACCCAAAAAACCTTCACCTTCGGAATCCGAAGAAGAGGAAGAGGTGGAggaggaagaagaagaggaagaagaagaggagGAAGAGGAAGAGGGTAGCACGGAATACGAAACGGAGACAGATTCCGAGGAAGAGTCTCCTCCACCACCCCCAGTGAAAAAACCGGAACCAAAGCGGGAGCCCTCTCCTCAAAAACCGAAACTTCCCGTCCCGTTGAAGAAAGTCTCCAAGAGTCCGGAGAAAACCGACACCGAGAGCAAATCGTCCAAATCGGAGAAATCTTCGTCCCCCGAGCCGAAGACGTTCGTCAAACCGCCGCTCAAGAAGGTGATCCGACCGCAGCAGGATGAGCGCAAGGAACGATCCCAATCGCCGGAGCCCAAGGGGTTCCGGGTGCAGTTGCGCAAGGTGCCGTCCAATCTGAAGGCGCCACGCCTCAAAGAAAAGCTACCGGAAGTGCAACTGAAGCGCGTGGAAAAACCGTTGCTCGAGGAGAAACCCAAGAAGGAGGAGGCGTACCCGCACAAGCCGTCGATGCTGAAATCGGAGAGCAGTAAAAGAA TTCCACCGCCACCGCCTCCACCAATGCCCAAATCGAACATCCCACCACCGCCACCGCCGCCTCCCAAGCTGGGACCTCCACCGGACTTCAAAAAGGAAGAAGTATCCGACAAACACAAAGAAGTGATCGAAAAATTGAA AAAGCGACCGCGCAGAAGGCCGGACTGGTCCGACATGATGAAGGAGGTGGAGCAGGGTAAAAAGCTGCGTCACGTTGAATGCAATGATAG ATCGAAACCGATCGTTCACTGCAAGTCCATCACCAAAGTCAAGGATCAATTTATTTTCGAAACAGAGAAAGCAACGGCTCACAATGTGCTCCTGAAGGAAATTCAAAGTGGCGTCAGGCTGAAACCGACCAAGTGTAATGACCGCAGTAAACCCATTCTGGAAGGCCTTCGCAAGTTCCGTCGACAGATGACGCTGGAGGAGCAACTGGCCAAGTCGGAGTCGCGAGCCAACCTGGAAGCACCGCCACCAGAGGAGGAAGAAGTCGACGAAATGGACGACATTGATAAGGTTCGGGATGACTTGCAGAGTACAAAGCAACTGTTGGCAATGGAGTTGCGCAACAACGAAGCGCTGGAGCGCGAAAACAAGCGTCTACTGCAGCGGGTACAAAATCTCGAAGCTGAGCTCTCCCGAGAGCGATGGAATCCACTGAGTGGCGAAGAGAAGAGCTCCATTGCCGGACCGGATGCCGAGCTGATACATTCGCTCAAGAAGGAGGCCGTTGAAGCGCAACAACAGTCCAAGCAGCTGGAGGAGAAATATCAAACGGTGGCCAAGGAACTGGACACGGCCAGCAAACAGAACGAAGAGCAGAAGCGAAAGATTGCTGAATTGGAGAAGAAACTTCAG GGTATCACGGACACTGTGCCACGTCGCACTGCTGAGGCACCGAACCAGAAGGAAAGCTCACCGGAACTGGGCCCAGAAGAGGAGGAAGAGGAAGAAGAGGAAGAGGACGAGGAGAAGAAGGCCGAAAAGGCCGCCAAACGGTTGAACCGCGAGGTGAACATGCTCTCGGCCCGATTGATCCGACTGAAGGAGAAGGAAGAGGAAAAGCACGCCGAACGGCAAGCCCTGAAGTACGCCATGAAGACCAACCAGTATGCACTGAA AAATGAACTCAAGAAGTACAAGAAACTGCAGAAGGAAGTTGAAAAAATGGCCGCCATGATGAAGATGGAGGATGAGGATGAAGATGGCGAGGAAGCAAAGGAACCTCCACCGGAAGAACCCGAGGAGGAGGAGGAAGAAGAGGAATCTGAGGAGGAAAGCGAATCGGAATCCGAATCAGAAAGTGATAACGAGAGCGTGAACGAAGCAGAG GACGCCCCGGACGAGAAGAAGAAAGCCAACTTGGAACCGCGGGTGAAGCGGCACGAGAATCGGTTAGCTTCGCTCAAGAAGGGTAACTACTTCCTGCAGGCCAACGTCGACCGGATCAAGGACGAGATTAACAAAACGCGGGAAATGTGCTGCACGTTGCAGTCCGATCTGGACTCCGTGATTGCAGATCTAGGATAA
- the LOC5572950 gene encoding DNA ligase 1 isoform X3: protein MPVNGSNRPPWLKDRLETVNKNVPPAWARKNSDTPGTGPKDSKSTSKAENSDSKTAPIVKKPSTAATATAAAKENGEPPKTSKLQSREIKVPVVVQQKKPVQPPLTKPEPMIKNTTPQMTVLREPAKSKPKPKKPSPSESEEEEEVEEEEEEEEEEEEEEEGSTEYETETDSEEESPPPPPVKKPEPKREPSPQKPKLPVPLKKVSKSPEKTDTESKSSKSEKSSSPEPKTFVKPPLKKVIRPQQDERKERSQSPEPKGFRVQLRKVPSNLKAPRLKEKLPEVQLKRVEKPLLEEKPKKEEAYPHKPSMLKSESSKRIPPPPPPPMPKSNIPPPPPPPPKLGPPPDFKKEEVSDKHKEVIEKLKSKPIVHCKSITKVKDQFIFETEKATAHNVLLKEIQSGVRLKPTKCNDRSKPILEGLRKFRRQMTLEEQLAKSESRANLEAPPPEEEEVDEMDDIDKVRDDLQSTKQLLAMELRNNEALERENKRLLQRVQNLEAELSRERWNPLSGEEKSSIAGPDAELIHSLKKEAVEAQQQSKQLEEKYQTVAKELDTASKQNEEQKRKIAELEKKLQSLTDDDFYLREPQGITDTVPRRTAEAPNQKESSPELGPEEEEEEEEEEDEEKKAEKAAKRLNREVNMLSARLIRLKEKEEEKHAERQALKYAMKTNQYALKNELKKYKKLQKEVEKMAAMMKMEDEDEDGEEAKEPPPEEPEEEEEEEESEEESESESESESDNESVNEAEDAPDEKKKANLEPRVKRHENRLASLKKGNYFLQANVDRIKDEINKTREMCCTLQSDLDSVIADLG, encoded by the exons ATGCCAGTGAATGGAAGCAACCGTCCACCTTGGCTAAAGGATAGACTTGAGACAGTGAATAAGAACGTTCCTCCGGCGTGGGCGCGGAAAAATTCTGATACCCCCGGTACCGGTCCTAAAGATTCCAAATCCACTAGCAAAGCGGAAAACAGCGACAGCAAAACGGCTCCGATAGTGAAGAAACCTTCAACTGCTGCGACGGCTACTGCAGCAGCTAAGGAGAATGGAGAACCGCCGAAAACCTCCAAACTTCAATCCCGAGAGATCAAAGTTCCTGTCGTGGTGCAGCAGAAAAAGCCTGTCCAACCTCCCCTGACCAAACCGGAACCGATGATCAAGAATACTACCCCTCAGATGACGGTTCTTCGGGAGCCCGCCAAGTCCAAACCGAAACCCAAAAAACCTTCACCTTCGGAATCCGAAGAAGAGGAAGAGGTGGAggaggaagaagaagaggaagaagaagaggagGAAGAGGAAGAGGGTAGCACGGAATACGAAACGGAGACAGATTCCGAGGAAGAGTCTCCTCCACCACCCCCAGTGAAAAAACCGGAACCAAAGCGGGAGCCCTCTCCTCAAAAACCGAAACTTCCCGTCCCGTTGAAGAAAGTCTCCAAGAGTCCGGAGAAAACCGACACCGAGAGCAAATCGTCCAAATCGGAGAAATCTTCGTCCCCCGAGCCGAAGACGTTCGTCAAACCGCCGCTCAAGAAGGTGATCCGACCGCAGCAGGATGAGCGCAAGGAACGATCCCAATCGCCGGAGCCCAAGGGGTTCCGGGTGCAGTTGCGCAAGGTGCCGTCCAATCTGAAGGCGCCACGCCTCAAAGAAAAGCTACCGGAAGTGCAACTGAAGCGCGTGGAAAAACCGTTGCTCGAGGAGAAACCCAAGAAGGAGGAGGCGTACCCGCACAAGCCGTCGATGCTGAAATCGGAGAGCAGTAAAAGAA TTCCACCGCCACCGCCTCCACCAATGCCCAAATCGAACATCCCACCACCGCCACCGCCGCCTCCCAAGCTGGGACCTCCACCGGACTTCAAAAAGGAAGAAGTATCCGACAAACACAAAGAAGTGATCGAAAAATTGAA ATCGAAACCGATCGTTCACTGCAAGTCCATCACCAAAGTCAAGGATCAATTTATTTTCGAAACAGAGAAAGCAACGGCTCACAATGTGCTCCTGAAGGAAATTCAAAGTGGCGTCAGGCTGAAACCGACCAAGTGTAATGACCGCAGTAAACCCATTCTGGAAGGCCTTCGCAAGTTCCGTCGACAGATGACGCTGGAGGAGCAACTGGCCAAGTCGGAGTCGCGAGCCAACCTGGAAGCACCGCCACCAGAGGAGGAAGAAGTCGACGAAATGGACGACATTGATAAGGTTCGGGATGACTTGCAGAGTACAAAGCAACTGTTGGCAATGGAGTTGCGCAACAACGAAGCGCTGGAGCGCGAAAACAAGCGTCTACTGCAGCGGGTACAAAATCTCGAAGCTGAGCTCTCCCGAGAGCGATGGAATCCACTGAGTGGCGAAGAGAAGAGCTCCATTGCCGGACCGGATGCCGAGCTGATACATTCGCTCAAGAAGGAGGCCGTTGAAGCGCAACAACAGTCCAAGCAGCTGGAGGAGAAATATCAAACGGTGGCCAAGGAACTGGACACGGCCAGCAAACAGAACGAAGAGCAGAAGCGAAAGATTGCTGAATTGGAGAAGAAACTTCAG AGTTTAACGGATGATGACTTCTATTTGAGAGAACCTCAG GGTATCACGGACACTGTGCCACGTCGCACTGCTGAGGCACCGAACCAGAAGGAAAGCTCACCGGAACTGGGCCCAGAAGAGGAGGAAGAGGAAGAAGAGGAAGAGGACGAGGAGAAGAAGGCCGAAAAGGCCGCCAAACGGTTGAACCGCGAGGTGAACATGCTCTCGGCCCGATTGATCCGACTGAAGGAGAAGGAAGAGGAAAAGCACGCCGAACGGCAAGCCCTGAAGTACGCCATGAAGACCAACCAGTATGCACTGAA AAATGAACTCAAGAAGTACAAGAAACTGCAGAAGGAAGTTGAAAAAATGGCCGCCATGATGAAGATGGAGGATGAGGATGAAGATGGCGAGGAAGCAAAGGAACCTCCACCGGAAGAACCCGAGGAGGAGGAGGAAGAAGAGGAATCTGAGGAGGAAAGCGAATCGGAATCCGAATCAGAAAGTGATAACGAGAGCGTGAACGAAGCAGAG GACGCCCCGGACGAGAAGAAGAAAGCCAACTTGGAACCGCGGGTGAAGCGGCACGAGAATCGGTTAGCTTCGCTCAAGAAGGGTAACTACTTCCTGCAGGCCAACGTCGACCGGATCAAGGACGAGATTAACAAAACGCGGGAAATGTGCTGCACGTTGCAGTCCGATCTGGACTCCGTGATTGCAGATCTAGGATAA
- the LOC5572950 gene encoding WD repeat-containing protein 87 isoform X1 has protein sequence MPVNGSNRPPWLKDRLETVNKNVPPAWARKNSDTPGTGPKDSKSTSKAENSDSKTAPIVKKPSTAATATAAAKENGEPPKTSKLQSREIKVPVVVQQKKPVQPPLTKPEPMIKNTTPQMTVLREPAKSKPKPKKPSPSESEEEEEVEEEEEEEEEEEEEEEGSTEYETETDSEEESPPPPPVKKPEPKREPSPQKPKLPVPLKKVSKSPEKTDTESKSSKSEKSSSPEPKTFVKPPLKKVIRPQQDERKERSQSPEPKGFRVQLRKVPSNLKAPRLKEKLPEVQLKRVEKPLLEEKPKKEEAYPHKPSMLKSESSKRIPPPPPPPMPKSNIPPPPPPPPKLGPPPDFKKEEVSDKHKEVIEKLKKRPRRRPDWSDMMKEVEQGKKLRHVECNDRSKPIVHCKSITKVKDQFIFETEKATAHNVLLKEIQSGVRLKPTKCNDRSKPILEGLRKFRRQMTLEEQLAKSESRANLEAPPPEEEEVDEMDDIDKVRDDLQSTKQLLAMELRNNEALERENKRLLQRVQNLEAELSRERWNPLSGEEKSSIAGPDAELIHSLKKEAVEAQQQSKQLEEKYQTVAKELDTASKQNEEQKRKIAELEKKLQSLTDDDFYLREPQGITDTVPRRTAEAPNQKESSPELGPEEEEEEEEEEDEEKKAEKAAKRLNREVNMLSARLIRLKEKEEEKHAERQALKYAMKTNQYALKNELKKYKKLQKEVEKMAAMMKMEDEDEDGEEAKEPPPEEPEEEEEEEESEEESESESESESDNESVNEAEDAPDEKKKANLEPRVKRHENRLASLKKGNYFLQANVDRIKDEINKTREMCCTLQSDLDSVIADLG, from the exons ATGCCAGTGAATGGAAGCAACCGTCCACCTTGGCTAAAGGATAGACTTGAGACAGTGAATAAGAACGTTCCTCCGGCGTGGGCGCGGAAAAATTCTGATACCCCCGGTACCGGTCCTAAAGATTCCAAATCCACTAGCAAAGCGGAAAACAGCGACAGCAAAACGGCTCCGATAGTGAAGAAACCTTCAACTGCTGCGACGGCTACTGCAGCAGCTAAGGAGAATGGAGAACCGCCGAAAACCTCCAAACTTCAATCCCGAGAGATCAAAGTTCCTGTCGTGGTGCAGCAGAAAAAGCCTGTCCAACCTCCCCTGACCAAACCGGAACCGATGATCAAGAATACTACCCCTCAGATGACGGTTCTTCGGGAGCCCGCCAAGTCCAAACCGAAACCCAAAAAACCTTCACCTTCGGAATCCGAAGAAGAGGAAGAGGTGGAggaggaagaagaagaggaagaagaagaggagGAAGAGGAAGAGGGTAGCACGGAATACGAAACGGAGACAGATTCCGAGGAAGAGTCTCCTCCACCACCCCCAGTGAAAAAACCGGAACCAAAGCGGGAGCCCTCTCCTCAAAAACCGAAACTTCCCGTCCCGTTGAAGAAAGTCTCCAAGAGTCCGGAGAAAACCGACACCGAGAGCAAATCGTCCAAATCGGAGAAATCTTCGTCCCCCGAGCCGAAGACGTTCGTCAAACCGCCGCTCAAGAAGGTGATCCGACCGCAGCAGGATGAGCGCAAGGAACGATCCCAATCGCCGGAGCCCAAGGGGTTCCGGGTGCAGTTGCGCAAGGTGCCGTCCAATCTGAAGGCGCCACGCCTCAAAGAAAAGCTACCGGAAGTGCAACTGAAGCGCGTGGAAAAACCGTTGCTCGAGGAGAAACCCAAGAAGGAGGAGGCGTACCCGCACAAGCCGTCGATGCTGAAATCGGAGAGCAGTAAAAGAA TTCCACCGCCACCGCCTCCACCAATGCCCAAATCGAACATCCCACCACCGCCACCGCCGCCTCCCAAGCTGGGACCTCCACCGGACTTCAAAAAGGAAGAAGTATCCGACAAACACAAAGAAGTGATCGAAAAATTGAA AAAGCGACCGCGCAGAAGGCCGGACTGGTCCGACATGATGAAGGAGGTGGAGCAGGGTAAAAAGCTGCGTCACGTTGAATGCAATGATAG ATCGAAACCGATCGTTCACTGCAAGTCCATCACCAAAGTCAAGGATCAATTTATTTTCGAAACAGAGAAAGCAACGGCTCACAATGTGCTCCTGAAGGAAATTCAAAGTGGCGTCAGGCTGAAACCGACCAAGTGTAATGACCGCAGTAAACCCATTCTGGAAGGCCTTCGCAAGTTCCGTCGACAGATGACGCTGGAGGAGCAACTGGCCAAGTCGGAGTCGCGAGCCAACCTGGAAGCACCGCCACCAGAGGAGGAAGAAGTCGACGAAATGGACGACATTGATAAGGTTCGGGATGACTTGCAGAGTACAAAGCAACTGTTGGCAATGGAGTTGCGCAACAACGAAGCGCTGGAGCGCGAAAACAAGCGTCTACTGCAGCGGGTACAAAATCTCGAAGCTGAGCTCTCCCGAGAGCGATGGAATCCACTGAGTGGCGAAGAGAAGAGCTCCATTGCCGGACCGGATGCCGAGCTGATACATTCGCTCAAGAAGGAGGCCGTTGAAGCGCAACAACAGTCCAAGCAGCTGGAGGAGAAATATCAAACGGTGGCCAAGGAACTGGACACGGCCAGCAAACAGAACGAAGAGCAGAAGCGAAAGATTGCTGAATTGGAGAAGAAACTTCAG AGTTTAACGGATGATGACTTCTATTTGAGAGAACCTCAG GGTATCACGGACACTGTGCCACGTCGCACTGCTGAGGCACCGAACCAGAAGGAAAGCTCACCGGAACTGGGCCCAGAAGAGGAGGAAGAGGAAGAAGAGGAAGAGGACGAGGAGAAGAAGGCCGAAAAGGCCGCCAAACGGTTGAACCGCGAGGTGAACATGCTCTCGGCCCGATTGATCCGACTGAAGGAGAAGGAAGAGGAAAAGCACGCCGAACGGCAAGCCCTGAAGTACGCCATGAAGACCAACCAGTATGCACTGAA AAATGAACTCAAGAAGTACAAGAAACTGCAGAAGGAAGTTGAAAAAATGGCCGCCATGATGAAGATGGAGGATGAGGATGAAGATGGCGAGGAAGCAAAGGAACCTCCACCGGAAGAACCCGAGGAGGAGGAGGAAGAAGAGGAATCTGAGGAGGAAAGCGAATCGGAATCCGAATCAGAAAGTGATAACGAGAGCGTGAACGAAGCAGAG GACGCCCCGGACGAGAAGAAGAAAGCCAACTTGGAACCGCGGGTGAAGCGGCACGAGAATCGGTTAGCTTCGCTCAAGAAGGGTAACTACTTCCTGCAGGCCAACGTCGACCGGATCAAGGACGAGATTAACAAAACGCGGGAAATGTGCTGCACGTTGCAGTCCGATCTGGACTCCGTGATTGCAGATCTAGGATAA